In Leguminivora glycinivorella isolate SPB_JAAS2020 chromosome 17, LegGlyc_1.1, whole genome shotgun sequence, the DNA window TGTATGTACAACACAAAGTGAGGGACTAATATGagagttattttaatttaaagccTCTAGTCTAGCGTCTTTTGAGAGTCCGCATCTGGTCATCACTATGGAAAGCGGCTAAGTTATGCCTGTTGAGGGGCTATCCGGGTTGTGGATGCTTGAATATGAACTCCAAAGAATTGTTACtatgattttaattataaaaaaaaatacaaaaatgtaaAGAGCCGAGTCATGGCCGCGGTGGCTAGTAAGTAAGTCCATCCCGAAGATGGCTGCTCCCCGCAGTCACCTCACCCCGCGGTCGCCCTGTTGGAGTGGTACGCGACATGCCGGCGGACCTTGAAGTGTCGTCTTCAACTGTAGTGTCCACGGGTAAGGGGCAGATCTTGGTAAAGTCTCTGCGCAGCAATCCAGTGGCAGTTTGAATCTCTGCGACTCTGGTAACGCCGTCGCGCCCTGGGAAGACTCGTTGTATTCTCCCCAGGAGCCATTTTATTGGAGGTTGTTGCTTATCTTTGATAACGACGAGGGTCCCAATCTCTAGTTGCCCGTTCGTCGACTGCCTCCATTTAGTTCGGATCTGAAGCTCACTTATATATTCTAGTTGCCAACGTGCCCAGAAGTGCTGGCGAAGCTGTTGAATCTTCTGGTATCTGTCCACTAATCTGGTGCGTGAAGTAAGGTCTTCTTCTGGGATCGCCGTCATACTTCGCCCGATGATGAAGTGGCCAGGTGTGAGTGGCAATAAGTCATTTTGGTCCGAGCTAAGTGGGGTCAAGGGTCGGGAATTTAAAAGTGCCTCAATGTAAGTCAGTGTTGAATACAAATCCTCATAAACTAGATTAGCCGATCCTAGTACGCGGCGTAAATGATGTTTTATAGAGCGAACACCGGCTTCGTGTAATCCACCGAAGTGTGGCGCATGTGGAggcaaaaaatgaaaatttattgaTTCTGAGGTTATAGCGTCAGAAATGTGAGTAgcattttgtgcaataaaagaTTTGAGCTCATTAGCAGCGCCTACAAAATTTGAGCCATTGTCGCAAAAAATATCTAAAGGTTTCCCTCTGCGAGCAATAAACCTCTTGAGAGCGGCAATAAAGTTAGCTGTGCTCAGGTCGCCCACCAGCTCGATATGTATGGCCTTGGTTTTGCAGCACACAAAGATACAAATGTAGGCCTTTATGAGACGACAACCACGCCCTCTGCGATTGGCCATCATTACAGGCCCCGCGTAGTCAACATTGACTTCTAAAAAAGGAGAGCCCGGTTGAAGTCTTTGTTTGGGTAGGTTGCCCATGATTGGAGTTACGGTACGACCACCAAAACGACGGCAAGTCACACATTGGTGTGAAATCGACCTCGCGATACCGCGCCCCCCAATAGGCCAATACCGTTCCCTGATTGAATAAAGCAAGTGCTGGGGACCGGCGTGCATGAGAGCTTTGTGTTGACATTCGAATAACAATTTAGTTATACGATGATTTTTGCTTAGTAGAATCGGATGAACCTTATCATATTCGTAATCCGAATTCGACAATCTGCCACCTACCCTAATTAAGTCAAGGTCGTTTGTGTCTATGTACGGGTTCAGTGACGAAATCGTAGATTTTTTAATGGAAGTTCCCGATTTTAACTTGTCATATTCTGTAGGAAACGATTCCTTTTGTGATATTAGTATTAACTTTTTTAGCGCATAGTCTAATTCCTCAGCGCTGAGTGGGCCGCTTCTCTTATCATTCTTAAAGCGCGCGTTATGAATGAATCGCGCCATGTAAGCAAAGATACGTTGCATGCGCTTCAAGTCTGAGAATTTACTGAAGGGAAACGGCTCATCAGTGCCAGAATTGACTACCAGGCATGTGTTTTGAGTTTTAACTTCTGGTAAGTTAttagtatttaattttaattttagttgaGGCCATGCGTGCTCTGGCTGTGATAAAAATTGTGGACCGTTCCACCATAACTTGTTGTGCACTATTTCGTTGGCTGTCAATCCACGTGAAATGTGGTCTGCGGGATTTTCGTTGGTTGGAACATGTCTCCAAGTATGGTTAGCACAAGTGGACTGTATCTCGGCAATTCTGTTACGAATAAATGTTTGCAACTTACTTGGATGCATGCTCAACCAACCTAGTACTATAGTTGAGTCAGACCACAGAAAGCAGCTGTCAAATTGTAGTCTCATGGAATTCAAAATTTTGTCCAGCAACCTAGAACCTTGTAGGGCTGCGCATAATTCCAATCGAGGGGTAGTTAGTGGTTTTAGTGGGGCTACTTTCCCCTTCGAGCACAGCAAGTTGACAGCTACTTCGTTGTTCTCGTTCACGGAGCGCACGTATGCGCAAGCGCCATAGGCTGCTTCAGACGCATCTACGAAAATATGTAGTTGTAAATTGACAGGACCGTGACAAATAGCGTGTCTGGGGACTTGTACTTCGTTAAGATTGTGCAACGTAAGTACAAATGCTTGCCAAACATCTCGTATCTCGTCAGGGACAGCTGTGTCCCACGACAACTGGTGCAACCACAACTTCTGCATCATGACCTTGGCTTCTAAAATAGTAGGTGCTACTAGACCCAAAGGGtcaaatattttagaaatagttgacaaaatgtTTCGCTTAGTGACAGAGCCTTTCAGGTCTACATTGGTTGTGATGCACAAGTTATCGGATACGCTGTTCCATGTAATGCCTAAAACCTTGGAACTATGCTCAGGACATAGGTCCAGGTTTCCTTCGGCGCCATCAGTCTTGTCATTAGCTATATTTTGGAGCACGCTAGTATCGTTTGATCTCCATTTTCGAAGTGGAAAACAAGCACTATTCAAGGTTTCTGTAAGTTTTGTGTAGATCCTAGTGGCGCCCTCTGTTGAGGAGCACCCGGATATAAGGTCATCAACGTAAAAGTCCCTAGCTATAATTTCTTTAATAACGGGATCATCGCATTCAATCGATAATTGCCGCAAACAGCGGACGGCCAAGAAAGCCGCTGACGATGTACCATAAGTCACGGTATTTAATTGAAATGTTTTTATAGGCTGGGAGGGGTCGTCCCTCCACAATATTTGTTGCAGAGGCCGTTGTGATTCAACGACGTTGCACTGGCGATACATTTTTGCCACATCAGCAGTCAAAGCCACGTCATGTTGTCTAAAACGCATTAAAATTGAAAACAAATCATCTTGTATAGTAGGGCCTACTTTCTGCAAATCATTAAAGGAATAGCCAGATGACGACTTTGCTGAACAGTCAAAAACGACTCTTAACTTGCTAGTAATACTGTCGCTTTTCAACACGGCAAAATGTGGCGCAAAATAGGTAATTTGCGACCTATCGTAATGTGATTCACTCATGTGACCTAATTGTACATATTCATGAATAAACTTTGTGTACGATTGTTTTAAAATAGGATCtctttgtaatttattttctaaagaAAGAAATCTTTGTTTTGCTAAACAGTAGCTATCACCTAATAGGCTAGGCGACTCCTTGAGTGGAATGGTAAGTAAAAATCGACCGTCAGGTAAACGTGTCGTGTTTTGTACAAAACTTTGTTCACATTCCATTTCTTCGACACTCAAGGAGGTAAAATCATTTTTTATAGAATCTAGTTCCCAAAAGCGCGCTAATTGTTTTTGTATAGTGCAGTTTTCCATGTTATTTTTATCTTGCAATTGTGCATTTGTAATAGTTTGTGCGTGTGCAAACCCGCATATGTCCGCCATGCCTGGTACTGAACCGCCTAGAACCCAACCAAATTTGGTTTCAtgcaaaattaaatttgtattatctAATTCGATTTGTTCTGAGCCCAATAAACCCCAAAACACCTTGTTTCCTAGTAAAAGGTCAATATTTGATTTTTCGTAAAAAGTGGGATCTGCCAACGTGATGTTTTTGGGTATATTGAAGGCTTCAAAATCAATAGGTTCGCATGGCCAGGGCCTAGTTATTACAGGTATGACGGTACATTTTAGCTCCATGGAGTAATcattgtattttgattttatgtTAACCgtacaagttttatttaaaatagattcatGTTCGTTTAGTCctgtaattgaaataaaaacgtCTTTTGTTTCCAAATTCAACTGTTTGCACAACCTTTCAGTAATAAAATTAGAGGTACTACCACAATCAAGCATAATACGTACGGGATAAATATTAGAGTTTGCAGCTCGCACGTCAACTATAGCGGTCGTCAATACCCCTTCCGGCTCCTCGTCCTCGGCGCAAACAAGTCCGACCGGCGCAGACGCGCCGGCCGCGCCGCCCGCCCGGCCAGCAGGCGCGggcgcggccggcgcgggcgcaggGGGAGGGGCCGCGGCCGTCGCAGGCAGCGCGATGCCGCTGGTACTAGGTACCACGGTACTCGTACTAGGTACACTGTTATCGCTCGCAGACGGTTTAGTTGCATGCAAAATAGTGTTGTGTTTTTTCCTGCAAACTCTGCACGGGCTCAAACGACAGTTTTTAGTAGGATGCCCGTGACGTAAACAATTAAGGCACAATTTTAATCCTAGGGCCTTGTCCTCCCTATCTTGTGCACTCAAATCTAGAAACGCTTTGCAATTATAAATATTGTGAACGCACGAATTGCATACGGGACACGATTtagtattattattaacagTATTCGTCTTAGTAGGCGAATCATAAGTGACCAAGGCTCGCGGCTTCTCTTGTCTAACATTTCTTTGCTCGATAGTTTCTAGTAAATCGGCTCGCATCCTAACAAATTTGACTAAGTCGTCAAATGTGTTAGAATCGCCCTCTAacgtt includes these proteins:
- the LOC125235362 gene encoding uncharacterized protein LOC125235362 isoform X1; translation: MRLQFDSCFLWSDSTIVLGWLSMHPSKLQTFIRNRIAEIQSTCANHTWRHVPTNENPADHISRGLTANEIVHNKLWWNGPQFLSQPEHAWPQLKLKLNTNNLPEVKTQNTCLVVNSGTDEPFPFSKFSDLKRMQRIFAYMARFIHNARFKNDKRSGPLSAEELDYALKKLILISQKESFPTEYDKLKSGTSIKKSTISSLNPYIDTNDLDLIRVGGRLSNSDYEYDKVHPILLSKNHRITKLLFECQHKALMHAGPQHLLYSIRERYWPIGGRGIARSISHQCVTCRRFGGRTVTPIMGNLPKQRLQPGSPFLEVNVDYAGPVMMANRRGRGCRLIKAYICIFVCCKTKAIHIELVGDLSTANFIAALKRFIARRGKPLDIFCDNGSNFVGAANELKSFIAQNATHISDAITSESINFHFLPPHAPHFGGLHEAGVRSIKHHLRRVLGSANLVYEDLYSTLTYIEALLNSRPLTPLSSDQNDLLPLTPGHFIIGRSMTAIPEEDLTSRTRLVDRYQKIQQLRQHFWARWQLEYISELQIRTKWRQSTNGQLEIGTLVVIKDKQQPPIKWLLGRIQRVFPGRDGVTRVAEIQTATGLLRRDFTKICPLPVDTTVEDDTSRSAGMSRTTPTGRPRGEVTAGSSHLRDGLTY
- the LOC125235362 gene encoding uncharacterized protein LOC125235362 isoform X3, which produces MTAIPEEDLTSRTRLVDRYQKIQQLRQHFWARWQLEYISELQIRTKWRQSTNGQLEIGTLVVIKDKQQPPIKWLLGRIQRVFPGRDGVTRVAEIQTATGLLRRDFTKICPLPVDTTVEDDTSRSAGMSRTTPTGRPRGEVTAGSSHLRDGLTY
- the LOC125235362 gene encoding uncharacterized protein LOC125235362 isoform X2, with the protein product MYESMIHNDTSLSDITKFHYLRSYLEGSALLVIKSIEFSASNYQIAWELVCDSSDQNDLLPLTPGHFIIGRSMTAIPEEDLTSRTRLVDRYQKIQQLRQHFWARWQLEYISELQIRTKWRQSTNGQLEIGTLVVIKDKQQPPIKWLLGRIQRVFPGRDGVTRVAEIQTATGLLRRDFTKICPLPVDTTVEDDTSRSAGMSRTTPTGRPRGEVTAGSSHLRDGLTY